A window from Fusarium musae strain F31 chromosome 8, whole genome shotgun sequence encodes these proteins:
- a CDS encoding hypothetical protein (EggNog:ENOG41): MKVAILGATGETGTSILGALLDSTEPRYEITALVRKSSLEKPEALALKEKGINVVAADLSGPEDELARALDGINTVISAISATDLLAQIPLINAAQAAGVKRFLPCCFAPIIPPAGILGLRDIVKKKEQVINHIKKVKLPYTIVDIGYWYQLMLPRLPSGRVDYALPITLGGIPGDGNTPCAFTDLPDIGRWVARIIADPRTLNKMVFAYNTVLTMNQAYDLLEEASGEKIERNYISEAAVMEGVARAEANCPPADSFDYFEVVKYQYFNALGIRGYNTPEYARYLGYVDATELYPDMKVTTPEVYCERLLSGKATMIYQRLMSAAQ, translated from the exons ATGAAGGTCGCGATCCTCGGTGCCACTGGTGAGACGGGCACCTCCATCTTGGGCGCCCTCCTCGACTCAACCGAGCCGCGATAT GAGATTACTGCACTGGTCCGTAAATCCTCACTGGAGAAACCTGAAGCACTTGCTCTCAAAGAGAAGGGAATCAACGTTGTAGCTGCGGATCTAAGTGGCCCTGAGGATGAACTCGCGCGAGCCCTCGATGGTATAAATACCGTTATTTCAGCAATCAGTGCTACTGACCTCCTTGCGCAAATCCCACTCATCAATGCCGCTCAAGCCGCTGGTGTCAAGCGCTTCTTGCCTTGCTGCTTCGCCCCGATTATACCCCCAGCAGGTATTTTAGGGCTGAGGGATATT GTGAAAAAGAAAGAGCAGGTTATCAATCACATCAAGAAAGTCAAACTTCCTTATACTATTGTCGATATCGGCTACTGGTATCAGTTGATGCTACCTCGCTTGCCCTCCGGCCGTGTTGACTATGCCTTGCCAATCACTCTAGGAGGTATTCCAGGTGACGGAAACACTCCCTGTGCCTTTACAGATCTGCCGGATATTGGAAGATGGGTCGCCCGCATTATCGCAGATCCTCGGACCCTGAACAAAATGGTCTTTGCCTACAACACGGTTCTGACAATGAACCAAGCGTACGATCTGTTGGAAGAGGCAAGTGGTGAAAAGATTGAGCGCAACTAC ATCTCAGAGGCCGCGGTCATGGAGGGAGTGGCTAGAGCAGAGGCTAATTGCCCGCCTGCGGACTCATTCGACTACTTTGAGGTAGTGAAGTACCAATACTTCAACGCACTCGGAATTCGTGGGTATAATACCCCAGAATACGCGCGTTACTTGGGATATGTAGATGCAACGGAGCTCTACCCCGACATGAAAGTGACAACCCCGGAGGTCTATTGTGAGAGGCTTTTGAGTGGGAAGGCTACAATGATCTATCAGCGTTTGATGTCGGCCGCTCAGTAA